The following are encoded together in the Salvia hispanica cultivar TCC Black 2014 chromosome 6, UniMelb_Shisp_WGS_1.0, whole genome shotgun sequence genome:
- the LOC125194437 gene encoding mitochondrial succinate-fumarate transporter 1-like isoform X2, translating into MVEQQEKQPKSIPPYMKAVSGSFGGVVEASCLQPIDVIKTRLQLDRTGSYKGILHCGSTIVRNEGVRALWKGLTPFSTHLTLKYALRMGSNAYLQSAFKDSQTGELSHHGRLLSGFGAGVLEALVIVTPFEVVKIRLQQQRGLSPELFKYKGPVHCARMIVREEGLRGLWAGASPTVMRNGTNQAAMFSAKNAFDGLLWGRREGDGKILLPWQSMISGFLAGTAGPVCTGPFDVVKTRLMAQSKSSGLKYRGNHVGCG; encoded by the exons ATGGTGGAGCAACAGGAGAAGCAGCCCAAATCCATCCCGCCCTACATGAAGGCTGTGTCCGGCTCATTCGGCGGCGTAGTCGAAGCCTCGTGCCTGCAGCCAATTGACGTCATCAAAACCCGCCTCCAGCTCGACCGCACCGGTTCGTACAAGGGGATCCTCCACTGCGGTTCCACCATCGTCCGCAACGAAGGCGTCCGCGCATTGTGGAAGGGCTTGACTCCTTTCTCTACGCATTTGACGCTAAAATACGCGCTCCGGATGGGCTCCAATGCTTATCTTCAGTCAGCCTTCAAGGACTCCCAGACGGGGGAGCTTAGCCACCATGGCCGATTGTTGTCTGGATTCGGTGCCGGAGTGCTCGAAGCTCTCGTTATTGTCACTCCATTTGAG GTAGTGAAAATTCGACTGCAGCAGCAGCGAGGATTGAGTCCCGAACTCTTCAAGTACAAGGGACCTGTACATTGCGCTCGTATGATTGTCCGTGAAGAAGGGTTGCGTGGTCTGTGGGCTGGAGCTTCCCCAACTGTGATGCGTAATGGAACAAACCAGGCTGCCATGTTTAGTGCTAAAAATGCATTTGACGGGTTATTGTGGGGGAGACGCGAAGGTGATGGGAAAATCCTCCTACCTTGGCAATCTATGATATCGGGATTTCTTGCTGGAACTGCTGGTCCAGTATGTACTGGGCCCTTTGATGTTGTGAAAACAAGGCTCATGGCTCAAAGCAAATCGAGCGGGTTGAAATACAGAG GCAATCATGTGGGCTGTGGCTGA
- the LOC125191820 gene encoding uncharacterized protein LOC125191820 → MWAWERIPNIRPEIVDRVEYDGTTPCGIIWRGRLNVSRAPLHVQSYYREQLAHLHDNQFIWEPYLGRPLPDECKRGMNVWGCTNYLICYHIVEPHWGHRVTRQFGFPQHIFPNETRFHVFERWESTRRGKSTTNWVAHHANYIQYWSNRGEIEQRVYPEASNTDYMNWFRTITVTYITRPGIHGQPGIHETTSTHTMMMETLVNVYHCLNGSETAYHPDIQRALNMVSSCMRTCGEADRLDFVPTQRSAIDTTRPIIQKGRREGRRGVRMGGPGSRRDAGLSQLGTGCSDPPRASWHAGSSSQMRGADCYADVNLDEYFGVRLQTPEEDEAEVDDDAEEDEAQEAASDDDTWRESRTKAHHDSGEKARKDLEAASSSKGLARTITKFFTRRTSSRTSKGVAANKFTPSGYK, encoded by the exons ATGTGGGCTTGGGAGAGGATACCCAATATTCGACCCGAGATTGTTGATAGGGTTGAGTATGATGGTACGACACCTTGTGGCATAAT TTGGAGGGGGCGATTGAATGTGAGTAGAGCGCCGCTACATGTCCAAAGTTATTATAGGGAACAGTTGGCTCATTTGCATGACAATCAG TTTATTTGGGAGCCGTATTTGGGTCGTCCTCTACCAGATGAGTGCAAGCGTGGGATGAATGTTTGGGGATGCACTAACTACCTCATTTGCTATCATATTGTGGAGCCGCATTGGGGTCATCGAGTTACGCGACAGTTTGGCTTCCCCCAACATATTTTTCCTAATGAGACTCGATTCCACGTGTTTGAGAGATGGGAAAGTACGCGGCGAGGTAAGTCAACCACAAATTGGGTAGCTCATCATGCTAACTACATCCAATATTGGAGTAACCGGGGAGAAATAGAACAACGAGTGTATCCAGAAGCCTCGAATACGGACTACATGAATTGGTTTCGGACCATCACTGTAACTTACATTACTAGACCCGGCATCCATGGCCAGCCAGGCATCCATGAGACTACCTCTACACATACGATGATG ATGGAGACGTTGGTCAATGTCTACCATTGCCTTAATGGATCTGAGACGGCATATCATCCGGACATCCAACGTGCTCTGAACATGGTGTCGTCTTGTATGAGAACATGTGGGGAGGCTGATCGTCTTGATTTTGTGCCTACCCAGCGATCAGCGATTGACACTACAAGACCAATCATTCAAAAGGGTAGGCGCGAAGGAAGGAGAGGTGTCCGTATGGGCGGACCGGGGTCTAGACGGGATGCAGGTTTATCGCAGCTGGGCACGGGATGCAGTGACCCACCTCGTGCTTCTTGGCATGCTGGATCCTCTTCACAGATGAGGGGTGCCGATTGTTATGCTGATGTTAACCTGGATGAATATTTTGGAGTCAGATTACAAACACCGGAGGAGGATGAGGCTGAAGTGGATGATGATGCTGAGGAAGATGAGGCACAGGAGGCCGCTTCAGATGATGATACTTGGCGCGAGTCACGCACAAAGGCTCATCATGACTCTGGGGAGAAAGCTCGTAAGGACTTAGAGGCAGCTTCCTCCAGTAAAGGATTGGCGCGGACTATAACAAAATTCTTTACTAGGAGAACATCTTCGCGTACATCCAAAGGGGTAGCTGCAAACAAGTTTACACCAAGTGGTTACAAGTAG
- the LOC125191720 gene encoding protein SIEVE ELEMENT OCCLUSION B-like isoform X1, with product MSTAIVPAGNPQLLRHDRRTMFSDDVALRKQIQATHAYDERSIDTESILVIVKDIFNVVTPGIHNGSTDHTGIHGETAALTSSDCIGDGLAFLLNKISIELSCKCSGGGDNHTLAVEILNALSSYTWEAKAVVVLAALAVSYGQFWLVANHFTTEPLAKSLAMLKLVPDIVDTMKSRLEPINTLVKVSLELTKCVGEFRRLPSKYISNEAEPMVAGASHAPVAVYWIVRSLIACASHILGLTQIHSSHGETWELSSLSHKLAFILETLNTQLQLCHRHINEKKHAEYYETIGHLFETTPHIDNQRILNKILHLKDDSLPLAIANKRTTKVGVEILRGKTVLLLISDDEISQDELLILGHMYRDSRTKQEFEYEIVWLPMLGENHKLEQLFPQMPWYALHDPALVEPAVARYIKEVWRFNKKPMLVALDPQGRMVCPNAIHMVWIWGNMAYPFTNKRELDLWNHEEWRLQLVVNGIDPTLLDWIRGEKVICLYGGENYEWIRDFIKTAREVEVAAGIKLEMVHIGRAKSSEERFRKLNDIVAGRSEVWDDPTSNWYFWKRLESMMYSKIHHGAKVVAEEATGSTGNPVAGDHILGEVLTLLTFGGSEQGWALFSQGAGLGTGQMARAKDDQMLKALVEFGKWAELARQPNNFVPALNDYLAGLHTVEHCNRLILPGLDDIPEMVVCTECHRTMEKYYMYRCCTD from the exons ATGTCAACCGCTATTGTCCCAGCTGGAAATCCGCAGCTCCTCCGCCACGACCGCCGTACAATGTTTTCCGACGACGTGGCCCTGAGGAAGCAAATTCAGGCAACTCATGCTTACGATGAGCGTTCCATAGACACAGAATCAATTCTTGTCATAGTTAAGGATATCTTCAATGTTGTTACCCCTGGAATTCACAAT GGCTCGACGGATCACACCGGAATCCACGGTGAAACGGCTGCACTGACCAGCTCTGATTGCATCGGCGACGGATTAGCCTTTTTGTTGAACAAGATCTCTATTGAG TTGTCGTGCAAGTGCTCGGGCGGAGGCGACAACCATACTCTGGCAGTGGAGATTCTGAACGCTCTGTCAAGCTACACTTGGGAGGCGAAAGCCGTGGTGGTCCTAGCCGCACTCGCGGTCAGCTACGGCCAGTTCTGGCTGGTCGCGAACCACTTCACGACAGAGCCGCTGGCCAAATCGCTGGCAATGCTGAAGCTTGTTCCGGATATAGTTGATACGATGAAGTCGAGATTGGAGCCCATCAACACCCTAGTCAAAGTGTCGCTGGAGCTAACGAAATGCGTGGGTGAGTTTCGTCGCCTGCCTTCGAAATACATATCGAATGAAGCAGAGCCGATGGTAGCGGGCGCGAGTCACGCCCCAGTTGCTGTGTATTGGATTGTGAGAAGCCTCATTGCCTGTGCCTCTCACATTCTTGGCCTCACTCAAAT CCATAGTTCGCATGGAGAGACATGGGAGCTCTCAAGCTTATCGCACAAGTTGGCCTTCATACTAGAGACTCTCAATACACAACTCCAACTCTGCCATCGACATATAA ATGAGAAGAAACACGCTGAATACTACGAAACAATCGGGCATCTATTTGAGACGACGCCCCACATCGACAACCAGAGGATACTGAACAAGATTCTCCATTTGAAGGATGATTCCCTCCCTCTTGCAATAGCCAACAAAAGGACAACAAAG GTAGGGGTGGAAATTCTGAGAGGAAAGACAGTGTTGTTGCTGATATCGGACGATGAAATCTCCCAAGACGAGCTTCTCATACTCGGGCATATGTATAGAGATTCAAGAACGAAGCAAGAGTTTGAGTATGAAATAGTGTGGCTACCCATGTTGGGAGAAAATCATAAGCTAGAGCAGCTGTTTCCGCAGATGCCATGGTACGCCTTGCATGACCCGGCCTTGGTAGAACCGGCTGTGGCTAGGTACATTAAGGAGGTGTGGCGCTTCAACAAGAAGCCGATGCTCGTGGCACTGGACCCGCAGGGCAGAATGGTTTGCCCTAACGCGATTCATATGGTGTGGATTTGGGGTAATATGGCCTATCCTTTCACTAACAAACGTGAATTGGACTTGTGGAATCATGAGGAGTGGAGGCTGCAGCTTGTTGTCAATGGCATTGATCCAACTCTATTGGATTGg ATTCGTGGAGAAAAGGTCATATGTTTGTATGGTGGTGAAAATTACGAGTGGATCCGGGATTTCATCAAGACAGCAAGAGAGGTTGAAGTTGCTGCTGGAATCAAGCTAGAGATGGTGCACATTGGTAGGGCTAAGAGCAGCGAGGAGCGTTTTAGAAAGCTCAACGACATTGTGGCTGGCCGGAGTGAAGTATGGGACGATCCGACATCCAATTGGTATTTTTGGAAAAGGCTCGAAAGCATGATGTACTCAAAGATTCACCATGGTGCCAAAGTTGTAGCAGAGGAGGCAACAGGGTCAACGGGCAATCCTGTTGCTGGCGACCACATCCTTGGTGAAGTGCTCACCCTGCTCACATTTGGCGGTAGTGAGCAGGGTTGGGCACTGTTCAGCCAAGGTGCGGGATTGGGGACCGGGCAGATGGCTCGGGCTAAAGATGACCAGATGCTCAAAGCCCTAGTTGAATTTGGGAAATGGGCCGAATTAGCTAGACAGCCCAACAACTTTGTGCCGGCCCTCAATGATTATCTAGCTGGCCTTCACACGGTGGAGCACTGCAACCGGCTTATTTTGCCGGGGCTCGATGACATCCCAGAGATGGTGGTCTGCACGGAGTGTCACCGAACCATGGAGAAGTACTACATGTATCGTTGTTGCACAGATTGA
- the LOC125197145 gene encoding 28 kDa ribonucleoprotein, chloroplastic-like yields the protein MAFAANTALISSPTLFTPSKISSSRLYLSVPYKTTKFQLYCKPISSLPLTSLFCLRRKEKSVLSALSDDFPAVLDEIEGNSSWDVAEEGEEGEGGFVVQPPEEAKVYVGNLPFDVDNDRLGLLFGQAGVVELAEVIYDRITGRSRGFGFVTMATVEEAEKAVELFSRYDMDGRFLTVNIAAPRGSRPERAPREPGHRIYVGNLPWSVDTSRLEELFSEHGAIVSARVVSDRETGRSRGFGFVEMSTESEMNDAISSLDGEVLDGRPIKVNAALERQTRGRF from the exons ATGGCGTTTGCAGCAAATACTGCGTTGATTTCAAGCCCTACGCTCTTCACACCATCAAAAATCTCATCTTCTCGCCTTTATCTCTCCGTACCGTATAAAACCACGAAATTCCAGCTTTACTGCAAGCCCATTTCCTCACTTCCTCTCACTTCTTTATTCTGTCTCAGAAGGAAGGAGAAAAGCGTTTTGTCAGCTCTTAGTGATGATTTTCCGGCTGTTCTTGATGAAATTGAGGGGAATTCTAGCTGGGATGTGGCCGAGGAAGGAGAAGAGGGTGAGGGGGGTTTCGTCGTCCAGCCACCGGAGGAGGCGAAAGTGTATGTAGGGAATTTGCCTTTCGATGTTGATAATGATAGATTGGGTCTGCTCTTTGGCCAGGCTGGAGTTGTTGAGCTTGCTGAG GTTATCTATGATAGGATAACTGGTAGAAGCCGTGGGTTTGGTTTTGTGACAATGGCCACTGTTGAAGAGGCTGAGAAGGCCGTGGAGTTGTTCAGTCGTTAT GATATGGACGGCCGGTTCTTGACCGTTAACATTGCTGCTCCTAGAGGATCACGGCCGGAACGTGCTCCTAGAGAGCCCGGTCACAGAATATACGTTGGAAACCTTCCGTGGTCTGTGGATACCAGCCGTCTTGAGGAGCTTTTCAGCGAGCACGGTGCGATTGTTAGTGCACGGGTAGTCTCTGACAGGGAAACTGGAAGGTCGCGCGGTTTTGGATTTGTAGAGATGTCGACGGAGTCTGAGATGAATGATGCCATTTCCAGCCTTGATGGAGAG GTTTTGGATGGGAGGCCGATTAAAGTAAATGCTGCCTTAGAAAGACAAACCCGGGGCAGGTTTTGA
- the LOC125196671 gene encoding protein MHF2 homolog, producing MEENSFDPDLIRAIFKLVWEKRGAEREKNQLSENEAEAGPSTTKRSRLIPANGNALKLSCELLRVFVAEAIQRAAAIAEAEGSLKIEATHLERILPQLLLDF from the exons ATGGAGGAAAATTCATTCGATCCG GATTTAATTCGCGCTATTTTCAAACTCGTCTGGGAAAAACGAGGAGCAG AACGGGAGAAGAATCAACTCTCAGAAAATGAAGCAGAG GCTGGACCAAGTACGACCAAGAGAAGCAGGCTAATTCCTG CCAACGGGAATGCACTGAAGCTGAGCTGTGAACTCCTCCGAGTTTTTGTGGCAG AGGCTATCCAGCGTGCTGCTGCCATTGCTGAAGCAGAGGGCTCATTGAAAATAGAAGCAACTCATCTAGAGCGGATACTTCCTCAATTACTTTTAGACTTTTGA
- the LOC125195155 gene encoding protein MAIN-LIKE 1-like gives MASSSTGEDPLYCGPEDPSVLYLQPYHITESIISENDTDPFQPRKLDNNIFQAQMHDRVLGHIERMGFGGIYHCGKPKMLDVSLIGALIERWRPETHTFHLPVGEATVTLQDIEVLWV, from the coding sequence ATGGCATCATCATCAACTGGGGAGGATCCTTTGTATTGTGGTCCCGAAGACCCGAGCGTACTTTACTTGCAACCGTATCACATAACCGAAAGCATAATCTCTGAGAATGATACAGACCCCTTCCAACCGCGCAAATTGGATAATAACATTTTTCAAGCTCAAATGCATGACCGTGTGTTGGGGCATATAGAGCGGATGGGGTTTGGTGGCATATACCACTGTGGAAAACCGAAAATGTTGGACGTTTCACTTATCGGGGCATTGATTGAGAGGTGGCGTCCTGAGACACACACGTTTCACCTTCCAGTTGGTGAAGCTACAGTGACCCTTCAGGATATCGAGGTGCTTTGGGTTTAA
- the LOC125196347 gene encoding heterogeneous nuclear ribonucleoprotein 1-like — MEMDAGKLFIGGIPWDTSEDCLRQYFQAFGEVVEAVIMKDRATGRARGFGFIVFADASVAEKVVKEKHVIDGRTVEAKKAVPRDDHQNFNRNSGSIQGSPSHVRTKKIFVGGLPSTITESDFKKYFDQFGTITDVVVMYDHNTQRPRGFGFITYESEEAVDKVLFKTFHELYGKMVEVKRAVPKELSPGPTRSPSPGYNYGLSRASSFLNAYSPGYNPNSTSGYGMRMDGRFSPVTAGRSGYPPYSPSNHNFGLNLDSGLGLNHGVSRDSGLGYGNGMNSYFSGDFSRYGSSNGYDLGSAGTGSFMSSTNRNMWGNGSPNFVTNSATSNDFIGTRTGNAGIGSGFGSIGEIWGRSPVSAKGTEAGSVIRENIAYGHGDNSFVDRASYTRENGGIPGSASFYSTPNNLYEESYGNLYGGSFNGDEAWRSSSQELEGSASYGYGRGSGTAEAASETAAGYAGGYSVRSDRGIAA, encoded by the exons ATGGAAATGGATGCTGGGAAGCTGTTTATTGGTGGGATTCCGTGGGACACGAGCGAGGACTGTCTGAGACAATATTTCCAAGCTTTTGGTGAAGTGGTGGAAGCTGTCATAATGAAGGATCGTGCTACAGGCCGTGCTCGTGGCTTTGGTTTCATTGTTTTTGCCGATGCTTCTGTTGCTGAAAAAGTTGTGAAAGAAAAGCATGTCATAGATGGCAGAACC GTGGAAGCAAAGAAAGCTGTTCCGAGGGATGATCACCAGAACTTCAACAGAAACAGTGGGAGCATCCAAGGTTCCCCGAGTCACGTCCGCACAAAGAAGATTTTTGTGGGAGGTTTACCATCTACTATCACAGAAAGTGACTTCAAGAAGTATTTTGATCAATTTGGAACAATAACTGATGTTGTTGTGATGTATGATCACAATACACAAAGGCCTAGAGGCTTTGGTTTTATAACTTATGAGTCAGAAGAAGCAGTTGATAAAGTTCTATTCAAAACCTTTCATGAGCTTTACGGGAAAATGGTTGAGGTTAAGAGAGCTGTTCCCAAAGAGTTATCTCCAGGACCAACGCGGAGCCCTTCCCCTGGCTATAACTATGGCCTGAGTAGAGCAAGCAGTTTCCTTAATGCTTATTCGCCTGGATATAATCCAAATTCTACAAGTGGATATGGAATGAGAATGGATGGTCGCTTTAGTCCTGTAACTGCTGGTCGAAGTGGATATCCTCCCTACAGCCCCAGTAACCATAACTTTGGACTGAATTTGGATTCTGGACTCGGTTTGAACCATGGGGTTAGTAGGGATTCTGGTTTGGGCTATGGAAATGGGAtgaattcttattttagtgGAGACTTTAGTCGATATGGTAGTTCAAATGGATATGACTTAGGCAGTGCTGGAACTGGTTCTTTTATGAGCAGTACTAACCGGAACATGTGGGGAAATGGTAGTCCTAATTTTGTCACAAACTCAGCAACTTCGAATGATTTTATTGGAACTCGAACTGGAAATGCTGGGATAGGTAGTGGTTTTGGAAGTATAGGAGAGATTTGGGGCCGTTCACCTGTTTCTGCTAAAGGCACAGAAGCTGGCTCTGTAATCCGAGAAAACATTGCTTATGGCCATGGGGACAATAGCTTTGTTGACAGAGCAAGTTACACCAGAGAAAATGGAGGCATTCCTGGCTCCGCATCTTTTTACTCTACGCCAAATAATCTTTATGAAGAGAGCTACGGGAACTTGTATGGAGGCTCGTTTAATGGGGATGAGGCCTGGCGTTCTTCATCTCAAGAGCTTGAGGGATCTGCCTCGTATGGTTATGGGCGTGGGAGTGGCACTGCTGAGGCCGCATCTGAAACTGCAGCTGGTTATGCTGGTGGCTATAGTGTTAGATCAGATAGAG GGATCGCGGCCTAG
- the LOC125191720 gene encoding protein SIEVE ELEMENT OCCLUSION B-like isoform X2, translating to MSTAIVPAGNPQLLRHDRRTMFSDDVALRKQIQATHAYDERSIDTESILVIVKDIFNVVTPGIHNGSTDHTGIHGETAALTSSDCIGDGLAFLLNKISIELSCKCSGGGDNHTLAVEILNALSSYTWEAKAVVVLAALAVSYGQFWLVANHFTTEPLAKSLAMLKLVPDIVDTMKSRLEPINTLVKVSLELTKCVGEFRRLPSKYISNEAEPMVAGASHAPVAVYWIVRSLIACASHILGLTQISHGETWELSSLSHKLAFILETLNTQLQLCHRHINEKKHAEYYETIGHLFETTPHIDNQRILNKILHLKDDSLPLAIANKRTTKVGVEILRGKTVLLLISDDEISQDELLILGHMYRDSRTKQEFEYEIVWLPMLGENHKLEQLFPQMPWYALHDPALVEPAVARYIKEVWRFNKKPMLVALDPQGRMVCPNAIHMVWIWGNMAYPFTNKRELDLWNHEEWRLQLVVNGIDPTLLDWIRGEKVICLYGGENYEWIRDFIKTAREVEVAAGIKLEMVHIGRAKSSEERFRKLNDIVAGRSEVWDDPTSNWYFWKRLESMMYSKIHHGAKVVAEEATGSTGNPVAGDHILGEVLTLLTFGGSEQGWALFSQGAGLGTGQMARAKDDQMLKALVEFGKWAELARQPNNFVPALNDYLAGLHTVEHCNRLILPGLDDIPEMVVCTECHRTMEKYYMYRCCTD from the exons ATGTCAACCGCTATTGTCCCAGCTGGAAATCCGCAGCTCCTCCGCCACGACCGCCGTACAATGTTTTCCGACGACGTGGCCCTGAGGAAGCAAATTCAGGCAACTCATGCTTACGATGAGCGTTCCATAGACACAGAATCAATTCTTGTCATAGTTAAGGATATCTTCAATGTTGTTACCCCTGGAATTCACAAT GGCTCGACGGATCACACCGGAATCCACGGTGAAACGGCTGCACTGACCAGCTCTGATTGCATCGGCGACGGATTAGCCTTTTTGTTGAACAAGATCTCTATTGAG TTGTCGTGCAAGTGCTCGGGCGGAGGCGACAACCATACTCTGGCAGTGGAGATTCTGAACGCTCTGTCAAGCTACACTTGGGAGGCGAAAGCCGTGGTGGTCCTAGCCGCACTCGCGGTCAGCTACGGCCAGTTCTGGCTGGTCGCGAACCACTTCACGACAGAGCCGCTGGCCAAATCGCTGGCAATGCTGAAGCTTGTTCCGGATATAGTTGATACGATGAAGTCGAGATTGGAGCCCATCAACACCCTAGTCAAAGTGTCGCTGGAGCTAACGAAATGCGTGGGTGAGTTTCGTCGCCTGCCTTCGAAATACATATCGAATGAAGCAGAGCCGATGGTAGCGGGCGCGAGTCACGCCCCAGTTGCTGTGTATTGGATTGTGAGAAGCCTCATTGCCTGTGCCTCTCACATTCTTGGCCTCACTCAAAT TTCGCATGGAGAGACATGGGAGCTCTCAAGCTTATCGCACAAGTTGGCCTTCATACTAGAGACTCTCAATACACAACTCCAACTCTGCCATCGACATATAA ATGAGAAGAAACACGCTGAATACTACGAAACAATCGGGCATCTATTTGAGACGACGCCCCACATCGACAACCAGAGGATACTGAACAAGATTCTCCATTTGAAGGATGATTCCCTCCCTCTTGCAATAGCCAACAAAAGGACAACAAAG GTAGGGGTGGAAATTCTGAGAGGAAAGACAGTGTTGTTGCTGATATCGGACGATGAAATCTCCCAAGACGAGCTTCTCATACTCGGGCATATGTATAGAGATTCAAGAACGAAGCAAGAGTTTGAGTATGAAATAGTGTGGCTACCCATGTTGGGAGAAAATCATAAGCTAGAGCAGCTGTTTCCGCAGATGCCATGGTACGCCTTGCATGACCCGGCCTTGGTAGAACCGGCTGTGGCTAGGTACATTAAGGAGGTGTGGCGCTTCAACAAGAAGCCGATGCTCGTGGCACTGGACCCGCAGGGCAGAATGGTTTGCCCTAACGCGATTCATATGGTGTGGATTTGGGGTAATATGGCCTATCCTTTCACTAACAAACGTGAATTGGACTTGTGGAATCATGAGGAGTGGAGGCTGCAGCTTGTTGTCAATGGCATTGATCCAACTCTATTGGATTGg ATTCGTGGAGAAAAGGTCATATGTTTGTATGGTGGTGAAAATTACGAGTGGATCCGGGATTTCATCAAGACAGCAAGAGAGGTTGAAGTTGCTGCTGGAATCAAGCTAGAGATGGTGCACATTGGTAGGGCTAAGAGCAGCGAGGAGCGTTTTAGAAAGCTCAACGACATTGTGGCTGGCCGGAGTGAAGTATGGGACGATCCGACATCCAATTGGTATTTTTGGAAAAGGCTCGAAAGCATGATGTACTCAAAGATTCACCATGGTGCCAAAGTTGTAGCAGAGGAGGCAACAGGGTCAACGGGCAATCCTGTTGCTGGCGACCACATCCTTGGTGAAGTGCTCACCCTGCTCACATTTGGCGGTAGTGAGCAGGGTTGGGCACTGTTCAGCCAAGGTGCGGGATTGGGGACCGGGCAGATGGCTCGGGCTAAAGATGACCAGATGCTCAAAGCCCTAGTTGAATTTGGGAAATGGGCCGAATTAGCTAGACAGCCCAACAACTTTGTGCCGGCCCTCAATGATTATCTAGCTGGCCTTCACACGGTGGAGCACTGCAACCGGCTTATTTTGCCGGGGCTCGATGACATCCCAGAGATGGTGGTCTGCACGGAGTGTCACCGAACCATGGAGAAGTACTACATGTATCGTTGTTGCACAGATTGA
- the LOC125194437 gene encoding mitochondrial succinate-fumarate transporter 1-like isoform X1, whose protein sequence is MVEQQEKQPKSIPPYMKAVSGSFGGVVEASCLQPIDVIKTRLQLDRTGSYKGILHCGSTIVRNEGVRALWKGLTPFSTHLTLKYALRMGSNAYLQSAFKDSQTGELSHHGRLLSGFGAGVLEALVIVTPFEVVKIRLQQQRGLSPELFKYKGPVHCARMIVREEGLRGLWAGASPTVMRNGTNQAAMFSAKNAFDGLLWGRREGDGKILLPWQSMISGFLAGTAGPVCTGPFDVVKTRLMAQSKSSGLKYRGMFHCITTIYAEEGILALWKGLLPRLMRIPPGQAIMWAVADQITGFYERRYLQAY, encoded by the exons ATGGTGGAGCAACAGGAGAAGCAGCCCAAATCCATCCCGCCCTACATGAAGGCTGTGTCCGGCTCATTCGGCGGCGTAGTCGAAGCCTCGTGCCTGCAGCCAATTGACGTCATCAAAACCCGCCTCCAGCTCGACCGCACCGGTTCGTACAAGGGGATCCTCCACTGCGGTTCCACCATCGTCCGCAACGAAGGCGTCCGCGCATTGTGGAAGGGCTTGACTCCTTTCTCTACGCATTTGACGCTAAAATACGCGCTCCGGATGGGCTCCAATGCTTATCTTCAGTCAGCCTTCAAGGACTCCCAGACGGGGGAGCTTAGCCACCATGGCCGATTGTTGTCTGGATTCGGTGCCGGAGTGCTCGAAGCTCTCGTTATTGTCACTCCATTTGAG GTAGTGAAAATTCGACTGCAGCAGCAGCGAGGATTGAGTCCCGAACTCTTCAAGTACAAGGGACCTGTACATTGCGCTCGTATGATTGTCCGTGAAGAAGGGTTGCGTGGTCTGTGGGCTGGAGCTTCCCCAACTGTGATGCGTAATGGAACAAACCAGGCTGCCATGTTTAGTGCTAAAAATGCATTTGACGGGTTATTGTGGGGGAGACGCGAAGGTGATGGGAAAATCCTCCTACCTTGGCAATCTATGATATCGGGATTTCTTGCTGGAACTGCTGGTCCAGTATGTACTGGGCCCTTTGATGTTGTGAAAACAAGGCTCATGGCTCAAAGCAAATCGAGCGGGTTGAAATACAGAGGTATGTTTCATTGTATCACAACTATATATGCTGAGGAGGGAATTCTTGCATTGTGGAAAGGATTATTGCCAAGGTTAATGAGGATCCCACCTGGACAGGCAATCATGTGGGCTGTGGCTGATCAGATAACTGGATTTTACGAGAGGCGATACCTACAAGCCTATTGA